Genomic DNA from Mycobacteroides chelonae CCUG 47445:
TCGCTGGGTGTGGGGTTGAACTTCAACTACACGACCCCCAATACCTCGATTCTTTACGGTATTCCGAACGCCTTCGGTGGAAATCCGGAAGCCTCCTACATTCAGACCACCAACCTGTTGCCTTCGGCGGGTATCAATGTTGACTTGGGCAACGGCCCTGGCATCCAGGAAGTGGCGACGTTCTCTGTGGCGATCGCGGGCCCTAAGGGTGCCGTTGCGGTCAGTAATGCGCATGGCACGGTGACCGGTGCGGCCGGTGGTGTGCTGCTGCGTCCCTACGCCCGGTTGATCAGTAGCGCTGGTGACAGTGTCACCACCTACGGCGAAACCTGGGACATGAAGTAATTGCCATTACTTAATAGGAATGCTGCGGCCGGACGCTGCGCAGTTAATAACGGCGCGTAATCACAGAATCTGTGTATCGGCTGTGAGTTAGCTTGCCGGAAACATTCGGGAAACTCGCAGGGATGATTTGGCCGTTACGTTTGGCCCGCTTGGGCAACAATGTGGTCCTGGCGAAACAGGCATTGTCCAGGCGTGTATCCGCCCGAGTATTGAGGGAGCTAAATGAGAACAGGTGGCATCTGGCAGGTCATGCACAACACCCTCATGCGATTGGTACTCGCGGTGGCTGGCGTGGTGGGGCTGGCAGTGATCGGGACGGCGACGGCGCATGCGGGTTTGGATGATGAGCTGACGCTGGTTGATGGCAAGGGTCGGACGCTGCGGATTCAGCAGTGGGACACGTTCTTGAATGGTGTGTTTCCGCTCGACCGCAACCGCCTCACCCGTGAGTGGTTTCATTCGGGCCGTGCGGTCTATGAGGTGACTGGCCCTGGAGCCGATGCGTTCGAGGGCACCTTGGAGCTGGGTTATCAGGTGGGTTACCCCTGGTCGCTGGGTGTGGGGTTGAACTTCAACTACACGACCCCCAATACCTCGATTCTTTACGGTATTCCGAACGCCTTCGGTGGAAATCCGGAAGCCTCCTA
This window encodes:
- a CDS encoding MspA family porin; translated protein: MRTGGIWQVMHNTLMRLVLAVAGVVGLAVIGTATAHAGLDDELTLVDGKGRTLRIQQWDTFLNGVFPLDRNRLTREWFHSGRAVYEVTGPGADAFEGTLELGYQVGYPWSLGVGLNFNYTTPNTSILYGIPNAFGGNPEASYIQTTNLLPSAGINVDLGNGPGIQEVATFSVAIAGPKGAVAVSNAHGTVTGAAGGVLLRPYARLISSAGDSVTTYGETWDMK
- a CDS encoding MspA family porin yields the protein MLVVMAFTATATAHAGLDDELTLVDGKGRTLRIQQWDTFLNGVFPLDRNRLTREWFHSGRAVYEVTGPGADAFEGTLELGYQVGYPWSLGVGLNFNYTTPNTSILYGIPNAFGGNPEASYIQTTNLLPSAGINVDLGNGPGIQEVATFSVAIAGPKGAVAVSNAHGTVTGAAGGVLLRPYARLISSAGDSVTTYGETWDMK